One genomic window of Polyangium aurulentum includes the following:
- a CDS encoding aldo/keto reductase: MTQELSRRDVLIAAAAGAAMAAGGGCEATSGGGAGGGGKMSDAAGAKSDRGGKTVGLRPLGRTGVLVEPVSLGGEGILRTWNRAAEAVPVILEALKLGVRYCDTAPAYAGSQDYYGEAFRQAGPGARDKIFLASKTHERSRDGSLRLLDQSLKRLGTNRLDLWQLHDLREKSELDEIFRKGGAIEAVEAAKADGRIRFVGITGHHDPAILVEAMKRYAFDTVLCAINPSDPARSPFLTTVVPEARKRGMGIIGMKVMAAGQILQDGTATPEELIGYAASYADTVIIGCKTRGEVRENLAAGHALRPRTKDELLALEQRLAPKAARYDYYKA; the protein is encoded by the coding sequence ATGACGCAGGAGCTTTCGAGGCGGGACGTGCTCATCGCGGCCGCGGCCGGCGCGGCGATGGCCGCGGGCGGCGGGTGCGAGGCGACGAGCGGCGGGGGAGCAGGGGGAGGCGGAAAGATGAGCGACGCGGCGGGCGCGAAGTCGGATCGGGGGGGCAAGACGGTGGGGCTGCGGCCGCTCGGGCGCACGGGCGTCCTGGTCGAGCCGGTCTCGCTGGGCGGCGAGGGCATCCTGCGCACGTGGAATCGCGCGGCGGAGGCGGTGCCCGTGATCCTCGAGGCGCTGAAGCTAGGCGTGCGTTATTGCGACACGGCCCCGGCCTACGCGGGCTCGCAGGACTATTACGGCGAGGCCTTCCGGCAGGCGGGCCCGGGCGCGCGCGACAAGATCTTCCTGGCCTCGAAGACGCACGAGCGCTCGCGCGACGGGTCGCTGCGCCTGCTCGATCAGAGCCTGAAGCGCCTGGGCACGAACCGCCTCGACCTGTGGCAATTGCACGACCTGCGCGAGAAATCCGAGCTCGACGAGATCTTCCGCAAGGGCGGCGCCATCGAGGCCGTGGAGGCGGCGAAGGCGGACGGGCGCATTCGGTTCGTCGGGATCACCGGCCATCACGATCCGGCGATCCTGGTGGAGGCGATGAAGCGTTACGCGTTCGATACGGTGCTGTGCGCGATCAATCCCTCGGACCCGGCGCGCTCGCCATTCTTGACGACGGTGGTGCCCGAGGCGCGAAAGCGCGGGATGGGCATCATCGGCATGAAGGTGATGGCCGCGGGGCAGATCCTCCAGGACGGGACGGCGACGCCGGAGGAGCTGATCGGGTATGCGGCGTCGTATGCGGACACCGTGATCATCGGCTGCAAGACGCGCGGGGAGGTGCGGGAGAACCTCGCCGCCGGCCACGCGCTCAGGCCGCGCACGAAGGACGAGCTGCTGGCGCTCGAGCAGCGGCTCGCGCCGAAAGCGGCGCGATACGATTATTACAAGGCCTGA
- a CDS encoding acyl carrier protein translates to MTEPASPAHDPEIAAKVRTIVAEALAIDPAAVRNESLLMADLGAESLDYLDIVFKIERTFGIQITRGEMARAARGDMSDEEFAPGGVISDKGLERLRDLMPEAKDRIVPGLRAMQILGLFSVQTFVNLVAAKKRGVTV, encoded by the coding sequence ATGACCGAGCCCGCCTCCCCCGCGCACGACCCCGAGATCGCCGCCAAGGTCCGCACCATCGTCGCCGAGGCCCTCGCGATCGACCCGGCGGCGGTGAGGAACGAGTCGCTGCTCATGGCCGACCTCGGGGCCGAGTCGCTCGATTACCTGGACATCGTGTTCAAGATCGAGCGCACGTTCGGCATCCAGATCACCCGCGGCGAGATGGCGCGTGCGGCGCGCGGCGACATGAGCGACGAGGAGTTCGCTCCCGGCGGCGTCATCTCCGACAAGGGCCTCGAGCGCCTGCGCGACCTGATGCCCGAGGCGAAGGACCGCATCGTGCCGGGCCTGCGCGCCATGCAGATCCTGGGGCTGTTCTCGGTGCAGACCTTCGTGAACCTGGTCGCCGCCAAGAAGCGCGGCGTGACCGTTTGA
- a CDS encoding SDR family NAD(P)-dependent oxidoreductase, which yields MTVKLDGKRCLVTGGSRNLGRAICLALARAGARVAFTFHERQNEAEETRRLLEATGAASLAFQGSVADRAHVAATVKAVEVAWGGIDVLVNNAALTQVLPIALLEEDEWDAVMDTNVKGPYLFSRAALKSMIRTKKGHILNVGSFGADRVLEAPVHYAASKAALVGFSMALAKEVGRYGVAVNCLVPGLLEAGLSERLPRHRVDSYVAQAALRRLGTLEEVADFAAWLVSDDNSFMTGGQVVIDGGL from the coding sequence ATGACCGTGAAGCTCGACGGCAAGCGCTGCCTGGTGACGGGCGGCTCGCGAAACCTGGGCCGCGCCATCTGCCTCGCGCTCGCGCGGGCCGGGGCGCGCGTGGCGTTCACCTTTCACGAGCGGCAGAACGAGGCCGAGGAGACCCGGCGCCTGCTCGAAGCGACGGGCGCAGCGTCGCTCGCGTTCCAGGGCTCGGTCGCCGATCGCGCGCACGTCGCGGCCACGGTGAAGGCCGTCGAGGTCGCCTGGGGCGGCATCGACGTGCTCGTGAACAACGCGGCCCTCACGCAGGTCCTGCCGATCGCGCTGCTCGAAGAGGACGAGTGGGACGCGGTCATGGATACGAACGTGAAGGGCCCGTATCTGTTCTCGCGCGCGGCGCTCAAATCGATGATCCGGACGAAGAAAGGCCACATCCTCAACGTGGGCTCCTTCGGCGCGGATCGGGTCCTCGAAGCGCCCGTCCACTACGCGGCCTCCAAGGCGGCGCTCGTCGGCTTTTCGATGGCGCTCGCGAAGGAGGTCGGCCGCTATGGCGTCGCGGTGAACTGCCTCGTCCCAGGGCTGCTCGAGGCGGGCCTGTCCGAGCGATTGCCCAGGCACCGCGTCGACAGCTACGTCGCGCAGGCCGCGCTCCGCAGGCTCGGGACGCTCGAAGAGGTGGCGGATTTCGCGGCCTGGCTCGTGTCCGACGACAACTCGTTCATGACCGGGGGGCAGGTCGTGATCGACGGCGGCCTTTGA